The Chloroflexota bacterium genome includes a window with the following:
- a CDS encoding type II toxin-antitoxin system VapC family toxin, which yields TASSRRMSVAALVETTIVLESRSGAAAGYELDAFLQEAGIELEPVTADQAQAARRAWRRFGKGNHPAGLNFGDCFSYALAEATREPLLFKGQDFQLTDIEIA from the coding sequence ACGGCTTCCTCCCGCCGCATGTCGGTCGCCGCGCTGGTGGAAACGACAATTGTCCTCGAAAGCCGCAGCGGCGCCGCCGCCGGTTACGAGCTTGACGCCTTCCTGCAAGAGGCAGGGATTGAGTTGGAGCCGGTCACCGCCGACCAGGCGCAGGCCGCACGCCGGGCCTGGCGGAGGTTTGGCAAGGGCAACCATCCGGCGGGGCTGAACTTCGGCGACTGCTTCTCCTATGCGCTTGCGGAGGCTACCCGTGAACCCCTACTGTTCAAGGGCCAAGACTTCCAACTCACCGACATCGAGATCGCTTGA